From Salvelinus sp. IW2-2015 unplaced genomic scaffold, ASM291031v2 Un_scaffold1383, whole genome shotgun sequence, the proteins below share one genomic window:
- the LOC112070659 gene encoding noggin-3-like yields MDQSQHFVAMYLLMLSLGLIIEEGLCQHYYLLRPIPSDSLPLVELKEDPDPVFDPKERDLNETELKSVLGDFDSRLMSITPPQDKYTGNDELDDLDIQQKPSGVMPNEIKAMDFDVQFDKKHKPNKKLKRRLQQWLWSFSFCPVIYTWNDLGNRFWPRYVRVGNCQSKRSCSVPEGMFCKPANSTHFTILRWRCIQKKGGLKCTWIPVQYPMITECKCACSN; encoded by the coding sequence ATGGATCAATCACAGCATTTTGTAGCAATGTACTTGCTGATGTTGTCCCTCGGACTTATAATAGAAGAAGGGCTATGCCAGCATTATTACCTCCTCCGTCCTATYCCGAGTGACAGTTTGCCACTTGTGGAATTAAAAGAGGACCCAGATCCTGTCTTTGACCCAAAAGAGAGGGACCTCAATGAAACCGAACTGAAAAGTGTATTGGGGGACTTTGATAGTCGCTTGATGTCTATTACACCaccacaggataaatacactggcaacGATGAGCTTGACGATTTGGACATTCAACAGAAGCCCAGTGGAGTGATGCCGAATGAAATCAAAGCAATGGATTTTGACGTACAGTTTGACAAGAAGCACAAACCCAATAAAAAACTTAAACGGAGGCTGCAGCAGTGGCTGTGGTCATTCTCGTTCTGTCCCGTCATTTATACATGGAACGACCTCGGCAACAGATTTTGGCCACGTTATGTGAGAGTGGGAAACTGTCAAAGCAAAAGATCATGTTCGGTTCCAGAGGGGATGTTCTGCAAACCAGCAAACTCGACTCATTTTACGATATTGAGATGGCGATGTATACAGAAGAAAGGGGGCCTCAAATGTACTTGGATACCAGTTCAATACCCCATGATAACCGAATGCAAATGCGCCTGCTCGAACtga